CCATTCCGATTGCCCtgagcttcccccaccctaaaatgGAGTCCCCTCTCACACCCCACCTCCAGGTGCCTGGGATTACATCATTTCAGCCTGCCAAGCTCCCCACGCAGCGACAGCTTCCCTCCCCTGTCCCGTCACCGCTCCGCTTCTTTGTAAATTGTTTTCATTAAGCTGTAAGCGGTGCAGCTTTGTCGACGTGAATGCCTCAGGGATCGGGGGGGGGGCGCCTTGGAAAGGCGCTCCGGGAGCAGCGTGACAAATCCATGATCCCTGGCACCATCAGGGCTTCCGAGACCCATCAATCTGGTTCGAGTTAAGACCGCGGCGGGAGAGGCCGGGGGTCAGCGTCCGAAAGGCCTGGGCTCAATTTTCCCGGTGGGCTCGCAAACCGTGATAAACAAGCAATTAGCCGCCGGGTCCCAACAGGGCTTAAAGAACCATTTTGGTGGATTTATCCTCGCAATAAGATGCTCTCAGGCCCTGACGACGACAACGACATTTCTGTCGGGGGCCGTGGCGGTCCCTCTCTGCTCATCACTGGCGGGGGCCGCAGGGGCCCTCGCCGTACGCGCTGCCTTACAAATCACTGCCTCCTCCGCCATCAATCCCGCCCCATGTCCCCCCAGCTCCGGTGTGGAGATATAAAGGCACTGCCAGGAGAAGGGACGCGGGACGGCGGAGTGGAGCGCAGAGCACAGCAGGCCAGGCCTCAGACATGGAAGCCGCCCACATCTTGCTGGTGCTGGCCTTGCTCTCAGGATGCCTGAGGTCAGGCCAAGGCCTGGAGGAAGAGGGACTCAGCAACAAGGAGCTCTTAGCTGAAGAGCCCAATCCGTACCCAGAGAGACTCTTCGACTGGATGGTAAGTGGTCTTGGGACCTCCGAGGCTGcaaccgggaggggggggggaatgtgaggtATTCTTATTTGGTTGTTTGATTTGTCTGTGTCCTGCCGTTACTTGAGGCTCATGGTTTGACCTCGCCACAAAGTACAAAATAGCAGGTcttttgattctctctctctctctctctctctctctctctctctctctcacacacacacacacacacacacacacgaagcagCAGCCGAGGTAGCCAACTCGACCATAAGAAATTTCCCCAAATCCATGCTGCTCTAAGACCTTGATTGGGTCAGCCAAAAGATCATGCAAAATTGTATAAGTTATCAGATCCCTTCTTCAGGCAAAATGTTTATAAATGtcttgcctgaagaagagatcCAAGAATCTCAAAAGCTTACGCAATTTGGGGTGATCTTTCGTTTGGCCTAATAAAGATCTGGCAGCAGCACTGGGTTTTGATTccgtttgttacatttttattccacccagcCTTCAAAAAGCTCAGATAGCATATGTGATTGTCCTCACCCACACATTTTATCCTTACTGCAACTCTGTGAGGTAtaatagggagagagagagattgagattgagattgagattgagattgagagagagagattgagagagagagagagagagagagagagaggctcaaaGTCATACCATGAGCAGAGTGGGGAGTTGAACCCTGGCCTGCCAGATCatggcataggaagctgccttagactgacccagagccttggtccattaagcccagtattgtcaacactgactggcagccagcaatggctttccaggacttcaggcaagagtttttccagccctacctggagatgccggagattgaacctgggaccttctctggcatgcaaagcagctgctctaccacggagctatggtgggatggggaggggggggcatagatgaaggcaggaattcatgtctgaatggtgcagcaagactttttgTTTCACTATTTAACATGATCCTAGCCTGACATTCGCACTGTTATGCTACACTGACTCATGGTGATGGGCAATTTCTAGCTGAGAGCAGTGAGGTAAAAAGTCTGGCTAGATGGTACACCTGAAAAGCTTGGGAAGTTCCAGGAAAATCCATAACCAAACGCCTTTCCTCATTTTTCTCTCCTAGACATTTGCTAGGATCTGGGAAATCTCCCGAAAGTAGACAGGATGACATGGGGGTGGCATCAGTCTAATCTCTATGAGGCTCCACCcagtaggtggccttaggcaagccatttTTCTCTCAGCCTCCACCTGCAATTAGGGGGGGTAATAACGCAGGCCTACCATACAGCGTTGTTGTAAAAGGTTCCCATGAACATCTGCAAAGTGCTTTGAATCGTGCTGACGGTTAGCCAGGGCTCACAGGTTTTATACAGGGTCGTGTGTATTCTGTGACAATGCGACACATACGTGTACCTGTACGCAGCCGCCTAAGAATCtcagttttctttccttttattttctaAGCAAGTTTCTTAGGCTTCTTCTTATCTCTCCCTGTCCCACGGCCTTGTCCTGATGAGTGCCTGGCTTTATCTTGATTCCCACAGCAGCAAGAAAACGAGGAACGGGCTGCCCAGAGCCCCCCTGAGGAGCATCCGCTGGGCATCCTTCTCCGCTCCTtcctccatgctgtgcagagacCCGGCCGCAGCCCTTCCTTTCTGTTCCAGCCCCAAAGGTAGGGTGAGCTATGATGTATGGATCGATGAGGCCAGGCTGAACGAGGTGCTCAGGCTACAGCAGGAGCAGACAAGGGGGAATTGGTTCATTTCACCTTTCCATTCGTCTTCAAATTTTCATTTGCTTGACTTTCCAGTTGTTGGAACTGCGTGCGTtccaaagttttatttatttatttatttatttatttaagcatttttatgccgccattcggccaaaaaaggctctcatggcggcttacaaaagtatttcttgacagtccctgcccacaggcttacaatctaaaagacatgacacaaaaggaaaggggattgggagggaggaggaggaagaggggggaaaggaaagcaaattcaggcactacaatcttagttgcaaagttcagcagtgacagttgacagcaggagggagggggctctcagctggagcgggacccaggcacggtggagaggtgcctgcctgctgcttcctccctcactggtgtcctctgcagtgacagttggtagcaggagggagggggctctcagctggagcgggacccaggcacggtggaggaaaggggcggcggcagtggcggaggcccctgcgcggtcccgggggcgtgggaggcgccctcccctttcctcgcccgtccgctctcttccctcccacgacccagccccgctgctgggagctctcgcagggcctgctggctaaagggaaacggagcctggagcagacTGCCCGCAGTCTGCCATGccgaaggacgcctcctcctccgcctcttctggggacgattaaggtatgtaCTACACAAgtgttttcggggcgccctcaagtggcttcggggcgccttcggaacattgtgtagactccccccaggctttcaggcagtcatttttccagccccacctggagagcCCAGagatcgaacctggaaccttctgcatgccaaacagctgctctgccactgagccacaccCCCTCTTTGCTGACTGCAACCTCTGTATTTTTTCATCCAAATGGCATTTGTAGGCATTCTACTAGTACCCCACCGCTGCCCCCTTGTATATATGATCTTAACAAAATCTCAGGCTGATGAGACAAAGCGCTCTTATTTTAGAAGTCTTTAAACGGACTCACAGCTACGGCATCATTGCTATCTAAACAGAGCTTTCCAATCCATCAATTTTACTCCCTCCACACTCCTTGTGACCGTTCTGTGAACTGTACACAGATTGCTAGCTTTTCCCCCCATGTAGCTGGGAGGTAGAATAAACTAggtttaaaataaactctagtttgttaaacaagccaggggttgttgttggcttgtttagCTTAGCAATTGACTGGAGTTTATTTTAAGTCATGGTTTCTGATTCACACATAGCAAGCCAGGAATTGAACAAAGTGAAGCTGAATCTTGGTTTATTCCTCCTCTCAGCTGtgcaggagagggaaggaggccagcACTTTGCCCAGGCTTCTTTCCAATCATGATAAATCCTGGCTTAGTGTTAGGTGCGAAAGCAACTAGCCCAATGCAAtctattaaatttttttgaaagGAATCCATGGATTAATGAATAAACAACTGGATTTTCATTTCTTCTTCCATTATCACCTGCTCGAATTCCCATTTACTGAAGCCCTGTAGCAATGAATGGGGCTCGTGCTTTGACCTTTTCATTTGTTTGAAAGACTAATGTACATCCAAGGCTACAGTCTGGTTCACCTGGCCAGGTGCGAGGGGCAAATTATGCCAGTTACTCTCCTTGTGAGCCGCCTTTTTCAGCGCCAAACGTCTTTCTGCCACGTGTTGCCCTCTGCCTCTGTCCTTCTCTGTAGGTTCGGCCGTGATGCCCGGGCCAGTTCCAGCAGCAGTGGCCGGATCAACCCCCGGGCGTGGGACTCCATGGCACCGCAGTTTCTGAGCATGGCCGCTCCGCAGCGCTTTGGCAAGAAGAAATGAAGCTGGAAACGCTGACGCCCAGAAACCCACTAAGAACTATTGCCGACTGGATTCTGCCAAACGAAATCAAAGCCTCTCGTTCCCCTTCAGCGTCTACGTCTGTGTCTGTCTCTCCTGTTTGGAGCTTGTGCTTTGCTAGTTGTTAACAAAtcatgataattaaaaaaaagaaagaaaagaagttgtTACATCTCCGCAGATACTGTCATGCAGACTGTCTAATCTCTCCCTCTGGGGATGAAGTatttccctgccctgccccccaggCAGCAATcagactttttaaaagcctccattagTGCCGATGGAGGGTTTTAAAAGCCTTATTGGAGAATGGGTgggggtgttttttggggggaggactGCTGGAGAGGAAAGGGCTCCCTTTCTCAATGCTGCGACACCCCCTCCTCTATTGGCAccggaggctttttaaaagcctgaatGCAGTGGGGAAAGTGTATTTGGGTATGAATATGTTTTGAGAGCGAATGGGATCTGGGCAGTTACAcacgggggaggggggtggcacgCCAGCACTggggtggccccacccactttgagGTGTAGCCTCGCTGCTGCTGGCACACAGCTCGGAATGTGCTTGCCTCGAAccaatttggcccctgggctgaaaaTGTCCATCCATCCGTctgtccccccatccccctgcagCCCTGGTTTATGCGCAGGCATGCCCCAAGAGCAATCTGGAGTGCTTGGGAATAAGAAGCATGGAGGGGCACATTTCTTGGAGTGGAGGGGTCCTTGGGAATACGGTAGGGCAGTGGTTTGTCAGATAagagcatgagaagagccctgctggatcagaccaagggtccagctagtccagcactctgttcacccaggggccaaaccagctgcccacgggatcACTGGCTACAGGCCAGAGTAGCGTGTGGAAAGAGGCCCTCCAGGATTGCTCTCAGTGCCGGCTAGGCCACGGGTGTTGGGCACAGTTTGCTCTTAGCACAACAGTGCTTGTATTCACTTCTATGGGGAAAAGTAAGCAGCACACTGATGACTACATCATGTACATCTGCTCCTGTCGCTGGTGGGCCCACCCACTGAGAATGCAGCCTGCCCCCCTGTACGGATCCCTACTCCCTCCTTCTGTGTAATGCCTCCCTGAGTTTTGTTTGTTGGCCACACGAGACTTGTGACCAACAAGTTGGGCATGTACATGTGCACATTCTGCACACAGAGTGAATTAGGAATGATGATTCTTTACAACAAAATGGAGAATTTCACCCACAGAGCACAGAGGTTGTTGTTGGTGACGgtgactggcataaatgctcccccccccaggcCCCCCAAAGGGTTAGATAGCCAGAAGAGCAGCCATTCATGTTCAGAAACCATATGCAAGGCTCCAGGGGACTAAACAATGTGAGAAATATTGCCATCGTGCCATTTGTAAATATCCCCGTATGATCTAATTGGTCACTGTCAGAAGATGGAATGAGGTAGTAGGAGAAACAGAGGTCTGTtccaacatgattatttttaggGCTAATTTATGGAGAAGAAACACGTGCCAAATAATTTCCAAGATTGGGCCCTTGCAAATGGTATGTTTGAGTGCTCCCACATGGTGGCGTTGGGGTGGGTGGCCATCCCTAGTGAGATGAAAAAATAGGGATTTTTCTGGACAAAGGGGAATCCGTTAAGAAACCAATtgaatggtgcacacaggcttattgccttgaatactggagatagtacacaatcatcagggctagtagccattgatagctcaaCCAAATGCCTCTGGAAGGTCAGAAGCCAGACATGACAGTGACGTGCTTTCCTTTGTGCCCAGAGTCATTTCAGCTTTTAGTGGCACATTGTCACTAATCATGCAGGTTCAATTTGGTTTATCATGGCGAACAGCTGTTGACAGGTGTTTCCTCTGTGTTTTTGCCTAATACTTTTATTTTAGCCAACGCCACACCTTACCAGCAGTGAGGCCCTTAAGTTAACTGCGCATTTTATAAAGAACTCAAAAAGAAGTAATTGTGGCAATGTCAAGTAAAGCTACGCTGCAAATATTCCTTGACGCCTTCACACCTCACAACTTACAGAACTGACTACGAGGCGGCAGGAATAATTTGGGGTCTGGCACACTAGTAAATGTTGGGTCAACATCCTGACATAGCTTAGAAAGGGGTTTGTTTTAGGAGTTTGGGGCTCAGAGCTCAACTTTGCCTTGAGGTTTCAGGAAAGCCGCTTACCCCATCTAGCACAATTTCTTGTTTGTTTCCAAGTGCAGTCacccaaatgcctctgggaagctctg
This window of the Elgaria multicarinata webbii isolate HBS135686 ecotype San Diego chromosome 3, rElgMul1.1.pri, whole genome shotgun sequence genome carries:
- the NPFF gene encoding pro-FMRFamide-related neuropeptide FF; translation: MEAAHILLVLALLSGCLRSGQGLEEEGLSNKELLAEEPNPYPERLFDWMQQENEERAAQSPPEEHPLGILLRSFLHAVQRPGRSPSFLFQPQRFGRDARASSSSSGRINPRAWDSMAPQFLSMAAPQRFGKKK